One genomic window of Granulicella arctica includes the following:
- a CDS encoding TetR/AcrR family transcriptional regulator, with the protein MARKEPTSRNSAAKTHLLDTAQRIVGAKGFSGVGLNQLLGAACIPKGSFYYYFASKDAFGKDLLEHYFEKDLSQIDKFLSEPGRTARERLIAYWRSFRKNQEHDDPDGKCLAVKLGAEVSDMSEGMRLALKAGTSAIISRLARILKEGMTDGSIVISGSPGATALTLYQLWMGASVMAKISHDRGAFIHANATTERILAGEAL; encoded by the coding sequence ATGGCTCGGAAGGAACCAACCTCCCGCAACAGCGCGGCAAAGACGCACCTCCTTGACACGGCGCAGCGTATCGTGGGGGCGAAAGGCTTTTCAGGTGTAGGTCTTAACCAACTTTTGGGTGCCGCCTGTATTCCAAAGGGCTCATTCTATTACTACTTTGCGTCCAAAGATGCTTTCGGGAAAGACCTGCTCGAGCACTACTTTGAAAAAGATCTTTCACAAATCGACAAATTCCTATCGGAGCCTGGTCGTACCGCCCGGGAACGGCTAATTGCATATTGGCGCTCCTTTCGAAAAAACCAAGAGCACGACGATCCTGACGGGAAGTGTCTGGCAGTGAAACTCGGCGCTGAGGTCTCCGACATGTCGGAAGGTATGCGACTCGCGTTGAAAGCCGGGACCTCGGCTATCATCTCTAGACTCGCTCGCATCCTCAAAGAGGGGATGACTGACGGTTCGATCGTGATCTCCGGAAGTCCTGGGGCAACCGCCTTGACGCTCTATCAATTGTGGATGGGTGCAAGCGTCATGGCAAAAATCTCACATGATCGTGGTGCGTTCATTCATGCAAATGCAACGACCGAGCGAATCCTGGCCGGCGAGGCCCTCTAA
- a CDS encoding ester cyclase — translation MPQQTLTQSSTLTEKELHSIETFYRAFTDHNPDLLDSVCTPDWQDIPLAPGQAAGPDGLKEQITSVFLSAFPDLKIVVHEIVGSPGRAGVRASITGTHLGEVMGVPPTGQSVSIALHEFHHLEDGLLTHTWHLEDWFGMFNRLGVWHPPAPASSQN, via the coding sequence ATGCCGCAACAGACGCTTACACAGTCTTCTACGCTCACGGAGAAGGAACTTCATTCCATCGAAACCTTCTATCGCGCCTTCACCGACCACAATCCCGATCTACTCGACTCGGTCTGCACTCCTGACTGGCAGGACATTCCGCTCGCGCCTGGTCAGGCGGCAGGACCAGACGGCCTCAAAGAGCAGATTACGTCGGTCTTTCTCTCTGCATTTCCCGATCTGAAGATCGTCGTGCACGAGATCGTTGGCTCCCCAGGCCGTGCGGGAGTTCGTGCCAGCATTACCGGAACGCATCTCGGCGAAGTCATGGGAGTTCCCCCAACGGGCCAATCTGTGTCCATCGCCCTGCACGAGTTCCACCACCTTGAGGATGGTTTGCTCACCCACACCTGGCATCTTGAGGATTGGTTCGGCATGTTCAACAGGCTTGGTGTCTGGCACCCGCCCGCGCCAGCCTCGAGTCAGAACTAG
- a CDS encoding zinc-dependent alcohol dehydrogenase family protein, with protein sequence MRSSYYGDKPTLPSRIGFEAAGSIEAVGPGVDPALIGRQVSTMGGFSQGEFGVLGEEAIVPVSTVAEYPANLSPSQGASIWIAYLTAWGALIHYARVKTGDFVLISAASSGVGLAAIQIVKDAGAVAIAATRTSEKRQELLALGADYVIATKEEDLPARLREMSGGEGARVMFDSVGGPYVEKLAEAASPGATIFLYGGLSGQPTVYPLMAGLAKAINLRGYTTNEVRGKQSVLEEGQRYLRQRFQDGRFVPKIAKTFPLEQSADAYRFLESNTQVGKVVITA encoded by the coding sequence ATGCGTAGCTCCTATTACGGAGACAAGCCAACCCTTCCATCGCGCATTGGATTTGAAGCCGCGGGATCCATAGAAGCAGTGGGTCCGGGCGTGGACCCTGCCCTCATCGGCAGGCAAGTATCCACGATGGGCGGTTTCTCGCAGGGCGAGTTCGGCGTGCTCGGCGAAGAGGCTATTGTGCCGGTGTCTACGGTTGCCGAATACCCTGCCAACTTGTCGCCCTCCCAGGGCGCCTCAATTTGGATTGCATATCTAACGGCCTGGGGCGCTCTGATTCACTATGCACGAGTTAAGACGGGCGACTTCGTTCTGATTTCGGCCGCCTCCAGCGGCGTGGGCTTGGCGGCAATCCAAATTGTAAAAGACGCAGGCGCTGTGGCCATTGCTGCCACACGCACGTCGGAGAAGCGACAGGAACTGCTCGCACTCGGCGCGGATTACGTCATCGCGACCAAAGAGGAAGACCTGCCCGCTCGCCTGCGCGAGATGAGTGGCGGTGAGGGAGCCCGCGTGATGTTTGATTCTGTTGGTGGCCCATACGTCGAAAAGCTGGCCGAGGCCGCATCCCCTGGCGCCACCATCTTTCTGTATGGTGGACTATCCGGACAACCCACGGTATACCCACTTATGGCGGGATTGGCAAAAGCGATCAACCTGCGCGGCTATACGACTAATGAGGTCCGGGGCAAACAGTCCGTGCTTGAGGAAGGACAGCGTTATCTTCGCCAACGATTTCAAGACGGTCGGTTCGTTCCGAAGATTGCAAAGACGTTTCCCCTGGAGCAGTCAGCGGACGCGTATCGTTTTCTCGAATCCAATACGCAGGTCGGCAAGGTCGTTATCACTGCTTGA
- a CDS encoding LysR family transcriptional regulator has protein sequence MHITQLRQADLNLLVVFKVLAEERSVSRGARRLLLSQPAVTRALGRLRDMFKDDLLVRVSGSYELTPKGQLLLQELETTLPRIDRLLTGGDFVPSQETMHFRVAGTDYAAHLTGMPLLKLIAAAGNELSLEFLPFHDNTLHDLSRGRLDLLLGPDDGRLPMQYQRQLLYEEEFVCVFDRGRPYDSKLTLAEYLEARHIAISIGNGMQTEVERRLVGSGLKIRVAFTVPYFKVALRAVEGTDLIATVPKRMIPLEGTNTTLRYLKAPKPMSRFDYFMWWHPRMNSDAAHIWLRNAVRQVAEAL, from the coding sequence ATGCATATAACGCAGCTACGCCAAGCCGATTTGAACCTCCTCGTTGTCTTCAAGGTACTGGCCGAGGAGCGTAGTGTGTCCCGCGGCGCCCGTCGTCTCTTGCTAAGCCAACCCGCTGTGACGCGGGCACTGGGCAGACTGCGGGACATGTTCAAAGACGACCTGCTCGTTCGGGTTTCCGGAAGCTATGAGCTCACACCCAAGGGGCAGCTTCTGTTGCAAGAGCTGGAAACGACCCTCCCCCGCATCGACCGATTGCTAACAGGCGGCGACTTCGTTCCTTCTCAGGAGACCATGCACTTCCGAGTGGCAGGTACTGACTATGCTGCGCATCTGACCGGGATGCCCTTGCTGAAACTTATTGCAGCAGCGGGAAACGAACTGTCATTAGAGTTCTTACCCTTCCACGACAACACGCTGCATGACCTTAGCCGCGGGAGACTGGATCTGCTCCTTGGTCCGGATGATGGCCGACTTCCAATGCAGTACCAGCGTCAGCTTCTCTACGAGGAAGAGTTCGTTTGCGTCTTCGACCGCGGAAGGCCCTATGACAGCAAACTCACATTGGCTGAGTACTTGGAAGCAAGACATATCGCCATTTCGATCGGCAATGGCATGCAGACCGAAGTCGAGCGTCGTCTCGTGGGGAGCGGGCTCAAGATACGGGTAGCCTTCACCGTGCCCTACTTCAAGGTGGCCTTGCGAGCTGTGGAGGGGACAGACCTGATTGCTACTGTGCCGAAACGGATGATCCCCCTGGAAGGGACGAATACGACGCTGCGATACCTGAAAGCGCCAAAACCAATGAGCCGATTCGACTACTTCATGTGGTGGCATCCAAGAATGAACAGCGATGCTGCCCATATCTGGCTACGCAATGCCGTTCGTCAGGTGGCTGAGGCTCTGTGA
- a CDS encoding SDR family NAD(P)-dependent oxidoreductase encodes MSTSPLAVITGSSSGIGLELAKLAANDGYSLILAADTPFDDAITQITSHNVQTLNADLSTSNGIAELVTLVGDRQVDVLCANAGHGLGKAFLDEDFQAIRGVIGTNITGTLELLHAVAGRMQARGTGRILLTGSMAGFMPGAYQAVYNASKAFINNFSYALRNELKDSGVTVTCLMPSVTDTEFWERGGTLDTKAGSGEKGSPDKPALAGWEAMKAGKDEVSPGLGHTIEKAALKVMPAEIAAEMNAKDLKPRPAR; translated from the coding sequence ATGTCGACATCACCGCTCGCCGTTATCACTGGCTCTTCCTCTGGGATCGGCCTTGAGCTGGCAAAGCTTGCAGCCAACGATGGATACTCGCTCATCCTGGCGGCCGACACGCCGTTCGATGACGCTATCACCCAGATCACAAGTCACAACGTCCAGACACTGAATGCTGATCTCTCGACCTCAAACGGGATTGCAGAATTGGTCACGTTGGTGGGCGACCGGCAGGTTGACGTCCTCTGCGCCAACGCCGGTCATGGTCTTGGCAAAGCGTTCCTGGACGAAGACTTTCAAGCGATCAGAGGCGTGATCGGCACCAATATTACTGGAACACTCGAGCTGCTTCATGCGGTGGCTGGACGCATGCAGGCCCGAGGAACCGGACGTATTCTCCTGACCGGTTCCATGGCCGGCTTCATGCCCGGGGCCTATCAGGCTGTCTACAACGCTTCGAAGGCTTTTATCAACAACTTCAGCTACGCGCTCCGCAATGAACTTAAGGATTCTGGTGTGACCGTCACCTGCCTGATGCCTTCGGTCACCGATACCGAGTTTTGGGAGCGCGGTGGAACGTTGGACACCAAGGCAGGATCTGGAGAGAAAGGTTCTCCCGACAAGCCAGCTCTTGCCGGCTGGGAAGCCATGAAGGCAGGCAAAGACGAAGTTTCTCCAGGTTTAGGACATACGATCGAAAAAGCTGCGCTAAAGGTGATGCCAGCAGAAATAGCGGCAGAGATGAACGCGAAGGATTTGAAGCCACGACCTGCTAGGTAG
- a CDS encoding SDR family oxidoreductase, translating to MAKAEAKTAIVTGASGGIGRAVAKRLAQDGFSVVLNYSGNADKAEQAVNEIKAAAGQATAIKADLSKEDEVASLFERSLSKLGQVDVVVHSAGVMPLSPIIKNDVKQFDEVIATNLRSTFLVLAQAAQHVADGGRIVALSSSVIAKSTPTYGAYIASKAGVEGLVKVLAGELRGRNISVNAVAPGPVATPLFLKDKTPEQIAQLSRIAPFERLGEPEDVARVISFLTGPDGGWINAQVVRPNGGFA from the coding sequence ATGGCAAAAGCAGAGGCAAAAACAGCAATCGTAACGGGAGCATCTGGTGGCATCGGGCGTGCTGTAGCGAAGCGGCTGGCGCAGGATGGCTTTTCGGTGGTGCTCAACTATTCAGGGAACGCAGACAAGGCCGAACAGGCCGTGAACGAGATCAAAGCTGCCGCAGGTCAAGCAACAGCGATCAAAGCCGACCTAAGCAAGGAAGACGAGGTCGCGAGCCTGTTTGAGCGGAGCCTTTCCAAGCTCGGGCAGGTCGATGTTGTGGTGCACAGTGCGGGTGTAATGCCGCTCTCTCCCATCATCAAGAATGACGTGAAGCAGTTCGACGAGGTGATTGCCACTAACCTGCGGAGCACCTTCCTGGTGCTCGCTCAGGCGGCCCAACACGTTGCCGACGGGGGCCGCATCGTAGCCCTCTCCAGCAGTGTGATCGCGAAATCGACACCTACCTACGGGGCTTACATTGCCTCGAAGGCTGGGGTCGAGGGCTTAGTGAAGGTGCTCGCGGGGGAACTCCGAGGTCGCAACATCAGCGTGAACGCCGTCGCTCCTGGACCCGTGGCAACGCCGCTGTTTCTAAAGGACAAGACTCCAGAGCAGATCGCCCAACTCAGCAGGATCGCGCCTTTCGAGCGGCTCGGAGAGCCGGAGGATGTTGCCCGGGTGATTTCTTTCCTTACGGGTCCTGACGGCGGTTGGATTAACGCTCAGGTCGTTCGCCCCAACGGTGGTTTCGCCTAA
- a CDS encoding SDR family oxidoreductase has translation MKEVILITGASSGFGALTARALAGAGHIVYASMQDLGGRNADKVKELDQFAKERSLDLRAVELDVTSEKSANSAVESILKDQGRLDVIVHNAGHMAYGPAEAFTTDQFAKLYDINVLGTQRINRAVLPQLRKQGRGLLIWVGSTSTRGGTPPYLSPYFAAKAAMDSLAVSYAGEVSRWGIETCIVVPGAFTSGTKHFANAGKPEDSKRVAAYEAGPYKGFGDSTSKALAATVPPDADVSEVARAIARVVGLPFGQRPFRVYVDPAQDGGEVVGVVADRIRAEFLRRIGLEDLMTPAKRP, from the coding sequence ATGAAAGAAGTCATTCTAATCACTGGGGCATCGAGCGGATTCGGTGCCCTCACTGCTCGCGCTCTTGCTGGAGCGGGGCACATCGTCTACGCCAGCATGCAGGACCTCGGCGGCAGGAACGCTGACAAGGTCAAAGAGCTCGATCAGTTCGCCAAAGAGAGAAGTCTTGACCTCCGCGCAGTCGAGCTGGATGTGACCTCCGAGAAGTCGGCGAACAGCGCGGTCGAATCGATCCTGAAAGACCAAGGACGACTCGACGTCATTGTTCACAACGCAGGTCACATGGCCTACGGACCGGCTGAAGCCTTCACCACGGATCAGTTTGCGAAGCTCTACGACATCAATGTTTTGGGGACACAGCGTATCAATCGCGCCGTTCTTCCCCAACTGCGCAAACAAGGCCGAGGCCTGCTGATCTGGGTAGGTAGCACCAGCACGCGCGGTGGTACCCCGCCTTATCTTTCACCATATTTCGCGGCGAAGGCTGCCATGGATTCGCTCGCTGTCAGCTACGCCGGCGAAGTAAGTCGCTGGGGCATCGAAACCTGCATCGTGGTGCCTGGCGCGTTTACGAGCGGTACCAAACACTTCGCTAACGCCGGGAAGCCGGAGGACAGCAAGCGAGTAGCCGCCTATGAAGCCGGTCCGTACAAAGGATTCGGCGACTCTACGTCGAAGGCCCTTGCAGCGACTGTTCCACCCGATGCAGACGTCTCCGAGGTGGCCAGGGCCATCGCCAGGGTAGTAGGACTGCCCTTCGGTCAACGCCCGTTCCGCGTTTACGTGGATCCGGCGCAGGATGGCGGCGAGGTGGTTGGCGTGGTCGCGGACCGTATCCGAGCGGAATTTCTCCGCAGGATCGGTCTCGAGGACCTGATGACTCCCGCGAAACGTCCGTAG
- a CDS encoding tautomerase family protein, which translates to MPYANFKFPQGTLNAKQKEEIIHKTTNLFAEYFGEGVRPYTMVLVDEVVDGGWGRADETLTLEKMQAKK; encoded by the coding sequence ATGCCTTACGCGAATTTCAAGTTTCCGCAGGGAACGCTGAACGCCAAACAAAAGGAAGAGATCATCCACAAAACGACCAACCTCTTTGCTGAGTATTTTGGCGAGGGCGTTCGCCCGTACACCATGGTTCTCGTCGACGAGGTGGTCGACGGTGGATGGGGTCGAGCCGACGAGACACTCACCCTCGAAAAGATGCAGGCGAAAAAGTAG
- a CDS encoding SDR family oxidoreductase — MISGQVIAITGASSGIGRATALCLAECGAKVVLGARHEDGLARLKEEITAAGGQAVYRVTDVSRREDLQSLVGLAQQSFGRLDVLFSNAGAMPIGPFDDLAVDDWETMVDVNIKGVLFGIAAALPVFRRQDSGHFIHTASAAARKTVPNQVVYAATKAAVLAISDGLRQELAGHIRVSTILPGFTDTAFSEHVRNPELKEQLQKAGAKFAMSPEAVARAVAYVLEQPEGVNIGEVTLRSKAQP, encoded by the coding sequence ATGATCAGCGGGCAAGTCATTGCAATAACCGGCGCGAGCAGCGGTATCGGACGGGCTACAGCGTTATGTTTGGCCGAATGCGGGGCGAAGGTGGTGCTCGGCGCGCGGCATGAAGACGGACTAGCGAGGCTGAAAGAAGAGATCACGGCTGCCGGAGGCCAAGCCGTATACCGGGTGACGGATGTGAGCAGGCGCGAGGATCTCCAGAGCCTTGTAGGGCTTGCTCAGCAGAGTTTTGGGCGACTTGATGTTCTTTTCAGCAACGCAGGTGCGATGCCTATTGGGCCGTTCGACGATCTCGCGGTCGATGATTGGGAAACGATGGTCGACGTGAACATCAAGGGAGTTTTGTTCGGTATCGCCGCCGCATTGCCTGTTTTCCGTCGACAAGACTCAGGTCACTTCATCCACACAGCTTCTGCTGCGGCTCGCAAAACGGTTCCCAACCAGGTGGTATACGCCGCAACGAAGGCAGCTGTGCTGGCTATTTCGGACGGCCTAAGACAAGAGCTCGCCGGTCACATTCGGGTAAGCACCATTCTGCCGGGCTTTACAGACACGGCGTTCAGCGAGCATGTTAGAAACCCGGAACTCAAGGAACAGCTTCAGAAGGCCGGTGCAAAATTTGCGATGTCTCCTGAAGCTGTAGCACGCGCGGTCGCCTATGTTCTTGAGCAGCCGGAAGGCGTCAACATTGGCGAGGTCACTCTTCGCTCCAAGGCACAGCCCTAG
- a CDS encoding type 1 glutamine amidotransferase family protein: MFNTLPRKALISVSSFQGSIFPDGSKTGVFFTEALHPYQVLTAAGFEVDFASETGSFGFDEFSLTPPFLAGSDKAVYENANSPFMVKLTSHCMKASEVNSGQYGLFFASAGHAALYDYPQAKGLQAIALDVWNRGGVLGAVCHGPVLLPAIIDRKTGESVIAGKTVTGFTTEGEMVLNLLERLKSDGVSTVTEAVSKVGADYSSPMSAFDDYSVTAGRIITGTNPASARSAAERCVEPSTIHPRACSKDFCRSTPESLS; the protein is encoded by the coding sequence ATGTTCAACACGCTCCCTCGGAAAGCGCTCATTTCCGTCAGCAGCTTTCAAGGTTCCATCTTTCCCGATGGATCCAAGACCGGTGTATTTTTCACTGAGGCTCTACACCCCTACCAAGTATTGACGGCGGCAGGTTTCGAGGTGGATTTTGCCTCTGAAACCGGCTCGTTTGGTTTTGATGAGTTCTCTCTTACGCCGCCTTTCTTGGCGGGAAGCGACAAGGCCGTGTACGAAAATGCGAATAGCCCGTTCATGGTCAAGCTCACGTCACACTGTATGAAGGCGTCCGAAGTAAACAGCGGACAATACGGACTGTTCTTCGCCTCCGCTGGGCATGCCGCACTTTACGATTACCCGCAGGCTAAAGGTCTGCAGGCCATAGCCTTGGATGTCTGGAATCGTGGTGGCGTTCTTGGTGCCGTTTGCCATGGGCCGGTGCTGCTGCCGGCGATCATCGATCGCAAGACCGGGGAGTCTGTCATCGCGGGTAAAACGGTGACGGGATTCACAACGGAAGGGGAGATGGTTCTGAACCTTCTCGAACGGCTGAAATCAGATGGCGTCTCGACTGTAACGGAAGCTGTCTCGAAGGTTGGAGCGGATTACAGTTCGCCTATGTCTGCCTTTGACGATTACTCTGTGACTGCTGGCCGCATCATCACCGGTACCAATCCTGCCAGTGCTCGCAGCGCTGCGGAAAGATGTGTCGAGCCTTCAACAATCCATCCGAGGGCCTGCTCAAAAGATTTCTGTCGTAGCACACCGGAGAGCCTGAGTTGA
- a CDS encoding nuclear transport factor 2-like protein, which produces MGYEKQEMSNTALDLAKALFAAKERHDLDATMDLFSDDAVYIFP; this is translated from the coding sequence ATGGGCTATGAAAAGCAGGAAATGTCGAACACGGCACTCGATCTGGCGAAAGCGTTGTTTGCGGCCAAAGAACGCCATGACCTCGACGCAACCATGGATCTGTTCAGCGACGACGCGGTGTATATCTTTCCCTAG
- a CDS encoding DoxX family protein, protein MDVRSILAVSKASYTTNLGLLFLRVSFGLSLFVKHGFEKITRFGRMVAGFPDPFHIGAPLSLSIATASDVFAAVFLVIGFSTRPAAFFVACNILVAWLFVHHGMFFGKDADHGEVCVLYICGFVSVPLCGPGRYSVDALLTARF, encoded by the coding sequence ATGGATGTACGGTCCATTCTTGCAGTGAGTAAGGCCAGTTATACGACAAACCTCGGCCTGCTCTTTCTCCGAGTGTCTTTTGGACTCAGTCTCTTCGTGAAACATGGCTTCGAGAAGATAACCAGGTTCGGCCGGATGGTGGCGGGGTTTCCTGATCCGTTTCACATCGGCGCACCCCTTAGCCTCTCCATCGCCACAGCGTCCGACGTGTTTGCGGCTGTTTTCTTGGTCATTGGCTTTTCTACTCGCCCCGCCGCATTCTTTGTCGCCTGCAACATCCTGGTCGCATGGCTCTTTGTGCATCACGGAATGTTCTTTGGCAAAGATGCGGACCACGGGGAAGTATGTGTTCTGTACATCTGTGGTTTCGTCTCCGTCCCACTGTGTGGACCGGGCAGGTATAGCGTCGACGCCCTGCTCACAGCCAGGTTTTAG
- a CDS encoding TetR/AcrR family transcriptional regulator produces the protein MASDDLLRADAKANKNRILEVARDALAADPAASLNSIAKAAGVGAGTLYRHFPSREALVLGVYRNEIDILAALAPTLLARHPPLHAFRTWCDRFAKFGRMKYGVADIVHASTSDQERPGHLHADAGRRPPVHPSM, from the coding sequence ATGGCAAGCGACGATCTTCTTCGCGCGGACGCAAAGGCAAACAAAAATCGCATTTTGGAGGTCGCTCGCGATGCATTGGCTGCTGATCCTGCGGCCTCACTCAACTCGATCGCCAAAGCGGCTGGGGTCGGTGCAGGGACGCTCTATCGTCACTTTCCCAGCCGCGAAGCTTTGGTGCTTGGCGTATATCGCAATGAGATCGACATACTGGCAGCTCTTGCCCCTACACTGCTTGCCAGGCACCCGCCCCTACACGCCTTTCGCACCTGGTGTGACCGCTTCGCGAAGTTCGGGAGGATGAAGTACGGAGTCGCTGACATCGTCCATGCGTCTACATCGGATCAGGAGCGTCCGGGACATCTACACGCCGATGCTGGGCGCCGTCCGCCAGTTCATCCAAGCATGTGA
- a CDS encoding MarR family winged helix-turn-helix transcriptional regulator → MKKANNASKTGQRSNSMGDPGNEFVNMLTDPLETLNDDARRFRRFTRAVFAAHAAVLKHGDAMNARYQQSAARWRVLIRVGLGDVSASAIAKVTGYSRQSVNRLLAELQTEGLVRTSADLTDLRRLRPQLTKKGREVLIGMESGFNVWAEELVVRLEASRLEQTSMFLEEAVILLQREEEAAKERGVH, encoded by the coding sequence ATGAAGAAAGCAAACAACGCGAGCAAGACCGGCCAACGTTCCAACTCTATGGGCGACCCAGGCAACGAGTTTGTCAACATGTTGACAGATCCCCTCGAAACCCTCAACGACGATGCTCGCCGCTTCCGGCGTTTCACCCGCGCTGTCTTCGCCGCGCATGCCGCTGTGCTGAAACATGGGGATGCAATGAATGCGCGATATCAGCAAAGCGCCGCGCGATGGAGAGTGCTCATACGAGTCGGGTTGGGTGATGTTTCCGCGTCGGCTATCGCCAAGGTGACCGGCTACTCGCGTCAATCCGTGAACAGGCTCTTGGCAGAGTTGCAAACAGAGGGTTTGGTGCGCACATCGGCAGACCTTACGGATCTGAGGAGGTTACGGCCTCAGCTCACGAAAAAGGGCCGGGAAGTGCTGATTGGAATGGAGTCCGGTTTCAATGTGTGGGCTGAGGAACTGGTAGTTCGGTTAGAAGCATCACGCCTTGAGCAAACCTCCATGTTCCTTGAAGAAGCTGTAATCCTTTTGCAAAGGGAGGAAGAGGCCGCGAAGGAAAGGGGTGTCCACTGA
- a CDS encoding DUF3861 domain-containing protein: MYNYRITLEWLESTTQSQTPQERTIQFQVPNHDDLLKIVKAVRSKGIMDADKSAALAVGLKLFSEIVLEKRNDPLFAPLWEPIRLFTGQLKAFQASGLAEQDRDRVADHS, translated from the coding sequence ATGTATAACTACCGCATCACGCTCGAATGGCTAGAATCGACCACGCAGTCGCAGACTCCGCAGGAACGCACAATACAGTTTCAGGTGCCGAACCACGATGATCTTCTGAAGATTGTGAAAGCTGTTCGCTCGAAAGGAATTATGGACGCAGACAAGTCTGCGGCACTCGCAGTCGGTCTAAAACTATTTTCTGAGATCGTGCTGGAAAAGCGCAATGACCCGCTTTTCGCGCCGCTCTGGGAGCCGATCCGCTTATTCACCGGACAGCTCAAGGCATTTCAGGCCAGCGGACTCGCAGAACAAGACCGTGATCGAGTGGCGGATCATTCCTAA
- a CDS encoding nuclear transport factor 2-like protein yields MLEPRYFLSTDGSTVFVESKGDYIAQDGTAYNNVYVFKFVVRDGKIAEGYEYANPVIYAK; encoded by the coding sequence ATGCTTGAACCCAGGTATTTTCTGAGCACCGACGGCAGCACCGTCTTTGTCGAGTCCAAGGGCGACTACATCGCTCAGGACGGCACTGCATATAACAACGTCTATGTATTCAAATTTGTAGTCCGAGACGGCAAGATTGCAGAAGGCTACGAGTACGCCAACCCCGTGATATACGCCAAATAG
- a CDS encoding aldo/keto reductase yields MRYRKLGHTGLDVSPICIGCMGFGDPSRGYPAWSLDEEASRSLIRHSTEAGINFFDTANMYSNGSSEEIVGRALKEFSNRDSVVIATKVAPPTHNGPNAIGLSRKAIMAEIDGSLRRLGTDYVDLYQIHRRDQSTPWEETLEALHDLVKMGKVRYLGASSMKAWEFSKALHLQKTNGWTRFVSMQDNYNLLAREEEREMLPLCADEGVQTMVYSPLARGKLARPWGESTARAEAELAGARQNEATAASDQKIVEAVAAIATERSVGQAQVALAWLLRNPVIAAPIVGALKTKHIDDAVAALDIHLTDEEVARLGQSYIPRVDNQGLSDPAILHRGMEATTGFKVNAA; encoded by the coding sequence ATGCGATACAGGAAGCTCGGTCACACAGGTCTTGACGTCTCGCCCATCTGCATTGGCTGCATGGGCTTTGGCGATCCTTCTCGCGGCTACCCGGCTTGGTCGCTCGACGAGGAAGCCAGTCGATCCTTGATTCGGCACTCTACCGAAGCGGGGATCAACTTCTTCGACACAGCAAATATGTACTCCAACGGCAGCAGCGAGGAGATCGTTGGCAGAGCATTGAAAGAATTCAGTAACCGCGATAGCGTCGTCATCGCGACCAAGGTAGCTCCCCCCACGCACAACGGGCCAAACGCCATCGGATTATCCCGCAAGGCGATCATGGCGGAGATCGACGGTAGCTTACGGCGACTTGGCACAGATTACGTCGATTTGTACCAGATTCATCGACGCGATCAATCGACTCCTTGGGAGGAAACGTTGGAAGCCCTTCACGATCTTGTGAAAATGGGCAAAGTGCGCTATCTCGGTGCTTCCTCCATGAAGGCCTGGGAGTTCAGCAAGGCGCTTCACTTGCAGAAAACTAACGGCTGGACGCGTTTCGTGTCCATGCAGGACAACTACAATCTCCTTGCGCGGGAAGAAGAACGCGAGATGCTGCCGCTATGCGCCGATGAAGGCGTCCAGACGATGGTCTATAGTCCGCTTGCCCGTGGCAAACTCGCGCGTCCGTGGGGTGAATCGACTGCCCGTGCGGAAGCTGAGCTTGCCGGCGCCAGGCAAAACGAGGCAACGGCCGCCAGCGATCAGAAGATCGTCGAAGCGGTGGCTGCGATTGCAACGGAACGTAGCGTCGGCCAGGCGCAAGTAGCCTTAGCTTGGCTGCTTCGCAATCCCGTCATTGCGGCACCCATCGTCGGCGCGTTGAAGACGAAGCACATAGACGACGCGGTCGCAGCACTCGACATCCATCTGACCGATGAAGAGGTCGCGAGACTCGGTCAGTCTTATATCCCCCGTGTCGATAATCAAGGTTTATCCGATCCGGCAATCCTGCATCGCGGCATGGAGGCCACGACGGGGTTCAAAGTGAACGCCGCTTAG